A region of Streptomyces deccanensis DNA encodes the following proteins:
- the nusB gene encoding transcription antitermination factor NusB — protein sequence MAARNTARKRAFQILFEGDQRGVDVLTVLADWIRHAHSDTRQPPVSEYTMELVEGYAERAKRIDELIAQYSVGWTLDRMPVVDRNILRLGAYELIWVDATPDAVVLDEMVQLAKEFSTDDSPSFVNGLLGRLKDLKPSLRREAE from the coding sequence GTGGCTGCCCGTAACACGGCCCGCAAGCGCGCCTTCCAGATCCTCTTCGAGGGCGACCAGCGCGGGGTCGACGTCCTGACCGTCCTCGCGGACTGGATCCGGCACGCCCACAGCGACACCCGTCAGCCCCCGGTCAGCGAATACACCATGGAGCTGGTCGAGGGGTACGCCGAGCGCGCCAAGCGGATCGACGAGCTGATCGCCCAGTACTCGGTGGGGTGGACGCTCGACCGGATGCCGGTGGTGGACCGCAACATCCTGCGGCTCGGCGCGTACGAGCTGATCTGGGTCGACGCCACTCCGGACGCGGTGGTGCTGGACGAGATGGTGCAGCTGGCGAAGGAGTTCTCCACGGACGACTCGCCCTCGTTCGTGAACGGGCTGCTCGGCCGGCTGAAGGACCTCAAGCCTTCGCTTCGCCGGGAAGCCGAGTAG
- a CDS encoding aminopeptidase P family protein — MSEVYTARRARLRERCHSNGSTTALVTRPANVRYLAGAAPAGAVLLLGRGEDILVCGAPPSGEIGEGRPDDAVRVHVLPSPGGDPAVAASDLATALGAESLAVEEHHLTVARHRAIRSVAPRLRLADLGGAVEQLRVVKDEEEISCLRIGAEIADQALGELLESILVGRTERHLALELERRLVDHGADGPAFATSVGTGPNSGRPGHVPTDRRVEEGDFLSVCLGATYRGYRCEVGRTFVIGTSPADWQIELYDLVFAAQRAGRESLVPGAAYRAVDRAARQVLDSAGHGEGLPVLMGHGVGLEIDEDPQLAPAAMGKLDACVPVTVEPGVHLPGRGGVRIDDTLVVRPEADGGPELLTITTKELLAL, encoded by the coding sequence ATGTCTGAGGTCTACACGGCCCGCCGTGCCCGGCTGAGAGAACGCTGCCACTCCAACGGGAGCACCACCGCCCTCGTGACCCGTCCGGCCAACGTCCGCTACCTCGCGGGCGCGGCGCCCGCGGGAGCCGTCCTGCTGCTGGGCCGGGGCGAGGACATTCTCGTCTGTGGTGCCCCGCCGAGCGGTGAGATCGGCGAGGGCCGTCCCGACGACGCCGTACGCGTCCACGTGCTGCCGAGCCCCGGCGGGGACCCGGCGGTCGCCGCCTCCGACCTCGCCACGGCTCTGGGAGCGGAGTCGCTCGCCGTGGAGGAACACCACCTCACCGTGGCCCGTCACCGGGCGATCCGCTCGGTCGCGCCCCGGCTGCGGCTGGCCGACCTCGGCGGCGCGGTCGAGCAGCTCAGGGTGGTCAAGGACGAGGAGGAGATCTCCTGTCTGCGGATCGGCGCGGAGATCGCCGACCAGGCCCTGGGCGAACTCCTCGAATCGATCCTCGTCGGCCGTACCGAGCGCCATCTGGCCCTGGAACTCGAGCGCCGCCTCGTCGACCACGGCGCGGACGGACCCGCCTTCGCGACCTCCGTGGGCACCGGCCCGAACTCCGGCCGCCCCGGTCACGTCCCCACCGATCGCCGGGTCGAGGAGGGCGACTTCCTCTCCGTCTGTCTCGGCGCGACCTATCGCGGCTACCGCTGTGAGGTCGGCCGTACGTTCGTGATCGGGACCTCGCCCGCCGACTGGCAGATCGAGCTGTACGACCTGGTCTTCGCAGCCCAGCGGGCCGGACGGGAGTCCCTCGTACCCGGTGCGGCCTACCGCGCCGTGGACCGCGCGGCCCGCCAGGTCCTGGACTCCGCGGGGCACGGTGAGGGCCTCCCGGTGCTGATGGGGCACGGGGTCGGACTCGAAATCGACGAGGACCCGCAGTTGGCCCCCGCGGCCATGGGTAAACTGGACGCTTGCGTGCCGGTCACCGTCGAACCGGGGGTCCACCTCCCGGGCAGGGGCGGCGTCCGGATCGATGACACGCTCGTCGTACGCCCCGAGGCGGACGGCGGACCCGAGCTACTCACCATCACGACCAAGGAGCTGCTCGCGCTCTAG
- the pyrR gene encoding bifunctional pyr operon transcriptional regulator/uracil phosphoribosyltransferase PyrR — protein sequence MDTHDPQQNLPQDAQSSDARPVLEGPDIARVLTRIAHEIVERAKGADDVVLLGIPTRGVFLAQRLAAKLAEITDRKIPVGSLDITMYRDDLRMHPPRALARTEIPGDGIDGRLVVLVDDVLFSGRTIRAALDALNDIGRPRAVQLAVLVDRGHRELPIRADYVGKNLPTSLRETVKVQLAEEDGRDTVLLGAKRTAQQ from the coding sequence ATGGACACGCACGACCCGCAGCAGAATCTTCCCCAGGACGCGCAGTCGTCCGATGCGAGGCCCGTTCTCGAAGGCCCCGACATCGCGCGCGTACTGACCCGCATCGCCCACGAGATCGTCGAACGCGCCAAGGGCGCCGACGACGTGGTGCTCCTCGGCATTCCGACCCGGGGCGTCTTCCTCGCCCAGCGGCTCGCCGCCAAGCTCGCGGAGATCACCGACCGCAAGATCCCGGTCGGCTCGCTCGACATCACCATGTACCGCGACGACCTGCGCATGCACCCGCCGCGTGCGCTGGCCCGCACCGAGATCCCCGGTGACGGCATCGACGGCCGCCTGGTCGTCCTCGTCGACGACGTGCTCTTCTCCGGCCGCACGATCCGCGCGGCGCTCGACGCGCTGAACGACATCGGCCGCCCGCGCGCCGTCCAGCTCGCGGTCCTCGTCGACCGGGGCCACCGCGAACTGCCCATCCGCGCCGACTACGTCGGCAAGAACCTCCCCACGTCGCTGCGGGAGACGGTCAAGGTCCAGCTCGCCGAGGAAGACGGTCGGGACACCGTCCTGCTCGGTGCGAAGCGGACCGCCCAGCAGTAG
- the bldD gene encoding transcriptional regulator BldD: MSSEYAKQLGAKLRAIRTQQGLSLHGVEEKSQGRWKAVVVGSYERGDRAVTVQRLAELADFYGVPVQELLPGTTPGGAAEPPPKLVLDLERLAHVPAEKAGPLQRYAATIQSQRGDYNGKVLSIRQDDLRTLAVIYDQSPSVLTEQLISWGVLDADARRAVSHEDN; the protein is encoded by the coding sequence ATGTCCAGCGAATACGCCAAACAGCTCGGGGCCAAGCTCCGGGCCATCCGCACCCAGCAGGGCCTTTCCCTCCACGGTGTCGAGGAGAAGTCCCAGGGACGCTGGAAGGCGGTCGTGGTCGGTTCGTACGAGCGCGGAGACCGCGCCGTCACCGTGCAGCGCCTCGCGGAGCTGGCGGACTTCTACGGGGTCCCTGTGCAGGAGCTGCTTCCTGGTACGACCCCTGGTGGCGCCGCCGAGCCGCCGCCGAAGCTGGTCCTCGACCTGGAGCGCCTGGCCCATGTGCCGGCCGAGAAGGCGGGCCCGCTGCAGCGTTACGCGGCGACGATCCAGTCCCAGCGCGGTGACTACAACGGCAAGGTGCTCTCGATCCGCCAGGACGACCTGCGCACACTCGCCGTCATCTACGACCAGTCCCCCTCGGTCCTCACCGAGCAGCTGATCAGCTGGGGCGTCCTCGACGCGGACGCGCGCCGCGCGGTCTCCCACGAGGACAACTGA
- a CDS encoding aspartate carbamoyltransferase catalytic subunit: MQRHLISAADLTRDDAVLILDTAEEMARVADRPIKKLPTLRGRTIVNLFFEDSTRTRISFEAAEKRLSADVINFTAKGSSVSKGESLKDTAQTLEAMGVDAVVIRHGASGAPYRLATSGWIDAAVINAGDGTHQHPTQALLDAFTMRRRLVGRDAGLGQDLSGKRITLVGDVLHSRVARSNVDLLHTLGAEVTLVAPPTLVPVGVETWPCEVSYDLDSTLAKSDAVMMLRVQRERMNAAFFPTEREYSRRYGLDGDRMARMPEHAIVMHPGPMVRGMEITAEVADSDRCTVVEQVANGVSIRMAVLYLLLGGNEPAVTHTRTTEEK; the protein is encoded by the coding sequence ATGCAGCGTCATCTCATCTCGGCCGCCGACCTCACCCGTGACGACGCCGTCCTGATCCTCGACACCGCCGAGGAGATGGCCCGGGTCGCCGACCGGCCGATCAAGAAACTGCCGACCCTGCGCGGCCGCACGATCGTCAACCTCTTCTTCGAGGACTCCACCCGCACCCGGATCTCCTTCGAGGCCGCCGAGAAGCGCCTCTCGGCGGACGTCATCAACTTCACCGCCAAGGGATCGAGCGTGTCCAAGGGCGAGTCCCTCAAGGACACCGCCCAGACGCTGGAGGCGATGGGCGTCGACGCCGTCGTCATCCGGCACGGCGCCTCGGGGGCCCCGTACCGGCTGGCGACCTCCGGCTGGATCGACGCCGCCGTGATCAACGCGGGCGACGGTACCCACCAGCACCCCACCCAGGCCCTGCTGGACGCCTTCACCATGCGGCGCCGTCTCGTCGGCCGGGACGCCGGACTCGGCCAGGACCTGTCCGGCAAGCGGATCACGCTCGTCGGCGACGTCCTGCACAGCCGCGTCGCCCGCTCCAACGTCGACCTGCTGCACACCCTCGGCGCCGAGGTCACCCTCGTCGCCCCGCCCACCCTGGTCCCGGTCGGCGTCGAGACCTGGCCCTGCGAGGTGAGCTACGACCTCGACAGCACGCTCGCCAAATCCGACGCGGTGATGATGCTGCGTGTGCAGCGGGAGCGGATGAACGCCGCGTTCTTCCCGACCGAGCGCGAGTACTCGCGGCGCTACGGCCTCGACGGCGACCGGATGGCGCGGATGCCCGAGCACGCCATCGTGATGCACCCCGGCCCGATGGTCCGGGGCATGGAGATCACCGCCGAGGTCGCCGACTCCGACCGCTGCACCGTCGTCGAGCAGGTCGCCAACGGTGTCTCCATCCGGATGGCCGTGCTGTACCTGCTGCTGGGCGGCAACGAGCCCGCCGTCACCCACACCCGCACCACCGAGGAGAAGTAA
- the carA gene encoding glutamine-hydrolyzing carbamoyl-phosphate synthase small subunit → MTTSTRGATRVPAVLVLEDGRIFRGRAYGAVGVTFGEAVFSTGMTGYQETLTDPSYHRQVVVMTAPHVGNTGVNDEDPESKKIWVSGYVVRDPARVPSNWRSRRSLDDELRAQGVVGISGIDTRALTRHLRERGAMRVGIFSGNALPDEGVMLTEVREAPEMKGANLSAEVATKETYVVPAIGTKKFTVAAVDLGIKGMTPHRMAERGIEVHVLPATATAEDVYAVNPDGVFFSNGPGDPATADHPVSVMRAVLERGTPLFGICFGNQILGRALGFGTYKLKYGHRGINQPVQDRTTGKVEVTAHNHGFAVDAPLDEVSDTPYGRAEVSHVCLNDDVVEGLQLLDRPAFSVQYHPEAAAGPHDAAYLFDRFVSLMEGQRA, encoded by the coding sequence ATGACGACCTCCACCCGGGGAGCCACCAGGGTTCCCGCCGTACTCGTCCTGGAGGACGGCCGGATCTTCCGCGGCCGTGCCTACGGGGCCGTGGGGGTGACCTTCGGCGAGGCCGTGTTCTCCACCGGGATGACCGGCTACCAGGAGACCCTCACCGACCCGTCGTACCACCGCCAGGTCGTCGTCATGACCGCCCCGCACGTCGGCAACACCGGCGTCAACGACGAGGACCCCGAGTCCAAGAAGATCTGGGTCTCCGGATACGTCGTCCGCGACCCCGCGCGCGTGCCCTCCAACTGGCGCTCCCGACGCTCCCTGGACGACGAGCTGCGCGCCCAGGGCGTCGTCGGCATCTCCGGCATCGACACCCGCGCCCTCACCCGCCACCTCCGGGAGCGCGGCGCCATGCGCGTCGGCATCTTCTCCGGCAACGCGCTGCCCGACGAGGGCGTCATGCTCACCGAGGTCCGCGAGGCCCCCGAGATGAAGGGCGCGAACCTCTCCGCCGAGGTCGCCACCAAGGAGACGTACGTCGTCCCCGCCATCGGCACGAAGAAGTTCACCGTCGCCGCCGTCGACCTCGGCATCAAGGGCATGACCCCGCACCGGATGGCCGAACGCGGCATCGAGGTGCACGTCCTGCCCGCCACGGCGACCGCCGAGGACGTCTACGCCGTGAACCCCGACGGCGTGTTCTTCTCCAACGGCCCCGGCGACCCGGCCACCGCCGACCACCCCGTCTCCGTCATGCGGGCGGTCCTGGAGCGCGGCACCCCGCTCTTCGGTATCTGCTTCGGCAACCAGATCCTCGGCCGCGCGCTCGGCTTCGGCACCTACAAGCTGAAGTACGGCCACCGGGGCATCAACCAGCCGGTGCAGGACCGTACGACCGGCAAGGTCGAGGTCACCGCGCACAACCACGGCTTCGCCGTCGACGCCCCGCTCGACGAGGTCTCCGACACCCCCTACGGCCGCGCCGAGGTCTCCCACGTCTGCCTCAACGACGACGTGGTGGAGGGGCTCCAGCTCCTCGACCGGCCGGCGTTCAGCGTCCAGTACCACCCCGAAGCGGCAGCGGGCCCGCACGACGCCGCCTACCTGTTCGACCGCTTCGTATCCCTGATGGAGGGCCAGCGTGCCTAA
- the efp gene encoding elongation factor P, which translates to MASTNDLKNGLVLKLEGGQLWSVVEFQHVKPGKGPAFVRTKLKNVLSGKVVDKTFNAGVKVETATVDKRDMQFSYMDGEYFVFMDMETYDQLMVDRKAVGDAANFLIEGFTATVAQHEGEVLFVELPAAVELVIQETEPGVQGDRSTGGTKPATLETGHQIQVPLFITTGEKIKVDTRTSDYLGRVNS; encoded by the coding sequence GTGGCTTCCACGAACGACCTCAAGAACGGCCTGGTGCTCAAGCTCGAAGGCGGCCAGCTCTGGTCCGTCGTCGAGTTCCAGCACGTCAAGCCCGGCAAGGGCCCGGCCTTCGTGCGCACCAAGCTCAAGAACGTGCTCTCCGGCAAGGTCGTCGACAAGACGTTCAACGCCGGCGTCAAGGTCGAGACGGCCACTGTCGACAAGCGCGACATGCAGTTCTCCTACATGGACGGCGAGTACTTCGTCTTCATGGACATGGAGACCTACGACCAGCTCATGGTCGACCGCAAGGCCGTCGGCGACGCCGCCAACTTCCTGATCGAGGGCTTCACCGCCACCGTCGCGCAGCACGAGGGCGAGGTGCTCTTCGTCGAGCTGCCGGCCGCCGTCGAGCTCGTCATCCAGGAGACCGAGCCGGGCGTCCAGGGCGACCGCTCCACCGGTGGCACCAAGCCCGCCACCCTGGAGACCGGCCACCAGATCCAGGTGCCGCTCTTCATCACCACGGGCGAGAAGATCAAGGTCGACACCCGCACCAGCGACTACCTCGGCCGGGTGAACAGCTAA
- the carB gene encoding carbamoyl-phosphate synthase large subunit, giving the protein MPKRTDIQSVLVIGSGPIVIGQAAEFDYSGTQACRVLKAEGLRVILVNSNPATIMTDPEIADATYVEPITPEFVEKIIAKERPDALLPTLGGQTALNTAISLHEAGTLEKYGVELIGANVEAINKGEDRDLFKEVVEAVRAKIGHGESARSVICHSMDDVLGGVETLGGYPVVVRPSFTMGGAGSGFAHDEEELRRIAGQGLTLSPTTEVLLEESILGWKEYELELMRDKNDNVVVVCSIENFDPMGVHTGDSITVAPAMTLTDREYQVLRDVGIAIIREVGVDTGGCNIQFAVNPEDGRVIVIEMNPRVSRSSALASKATGFPIAKIAAKLAVGYTLDEIPNDITEQTPASFEPTLDYVVVKAPRFAFEKFPSADSSLTTTMKSVGEAMAIGRNFTEALQKALRSLEKKGSQFTFVGEPGDRATLLEEAVRPTDGRINTVMQAIRAGATPEEVFEFTKIDPWFVDQLFLIKEIADELAAAEKLDPELLAEAKRHGFSDQQIGEIRDLREDVVREVRHALGVRPVYKTVDTCAAEFAARTPYFYSSYDEESEVAPREKPAVIILGSGPNRIGQGIEFDYSCVHASFALSDAGYETVMVNCNPETVSTDYDTSDRLYFEPLTLEDVLEIVHAESQAGPIAGVVVQLGGQTPLGLSQALKDNGVPVVGTSPEAIHAAEDRGAFGRVLAEAGLPAPKHGTATTFAGAKAIADEIGYPVLVRPSYVLGGRGMEIVYDETRLEAYIAESTEISPSRPVLVDRFLDDAIEIDVDALYDGHELYLGGVMEHIEEAGIHSGDSACALPPITLGGFDIKRLRASTEAIAKGVGVRGLINIQFAMAGDILYVLEANPRASRTVPFTSKATAVPLAKAAARISLGATIAELRTEGLLPANGDGGELPLDAPISVKEAVMPWSRFRDIHGRGVDTILGPEMRSTGEVMGIDSVFGTAYAKSQAGAYGPLPTKGRAFISVANRDKRSMIFPARELVAHGFELLATSGTAEVLKRNGINATVVRKQSEGTGPNGEKTIVQLIHDGEVDLIVNTPYGTGGRLDGYDIRTAAVARSVPCLTTVQALAAAVQGIDALNHGDVGVRSLQEHAEHLTAARD; this is encoded by the coding sequence GTGCCTAAGCGCACCGATATCCAGTCCGTCCTGGTCATCGGCTCCGGCCCGATCGTCATCGGCCAGGCCGCCGAGTTCGACTACTCCGGCACCCAGGCGTGTCGCGTGCTCAAGGCCGAGGGCCTGCGCGTGATCCTCGTCAACTCCAACCCGGCGACGATCATGACCGACCCGGAGATCGCCGACGCCACCTACGTCGAGCCGATCACCCCCGAGTTCGTCGAGAAGATCATCGCCAAGGAGCGCCCGGACGCCCTCCTGCCCACCCTCGGCGGTCAGACGGCCCTCAACACGGCCATCTCGCTGCACGAGGCCGGGACGCTGGAGAAGTACGGCGTCGAGCTGATCGGCGCCAACGTCGAGGCCATCAACAAGGGCGAGGACCGCGACCTCTTCAAGGAGGTCGTCGAGGCCGTCCGCGCCAAGATCGGGCACGGCGAGTCCGCCCGCTCGGTCATCTGCCACTCCATGGACGACGTGCTCGGCGGCGTCGAGACGCTCGGCGGCTACCCCGTCGTCGTCCGCCCCTCCTTCACCATGGGCGGCGCCGGCTCCGGCTTCGCCCACGACGAGGAGGAACTGCGCCGCATCGCCGGCCAGGGCCTGACGCTCTCTCCCACCACCGAGGTGCTCCTGGAGGAGTCCATCCTCGGCTGGAAGGAGTACGAGCTGGAGCTGATGCGCGACAAGAACGACAACGTCGTGGTCGTCTGCTCCATCGAGAACTTCGACCCCATGGGCGTGCACACGGGTGACTCGATCACGGTCGCGCCCGCGATGACCCTCACCGACCGCGAGTACCAGGTGCTCCGAGACGTCGGCATCGCGATCATCCGCGAGGTCGGCGTCGACACCGGCGGCTGCAACATCCAGTTCGCGGTGAACCCCGAGGACGGCCGGGTCATCGTCATCGAGATGAACCCGCGCGTGTCGCGGTCCTCGGCGCTCGCCTCCAAGGCGACCGGCTTCCCGATCGCCAAGATCGCCGCCAAGCTGGCCGTCGGCTACACGCTCGACGAGATCCCGAACGACATCACCGAGCAGACCCCGGCCTCCTTCGAGCCGACGCTCGACTACGTGGTCGTCAAGGCCCCCCGATTCGCCTTCGAGAAGTTCCCGTCCGCCGACTCATCCCTGACCACCACCATGAAGTCGGTCGGCGAGGCCATGGCGATCGGCCGCAACTTCACCGAGGCGCTGCAGAAGGCGCTGCGGTCGCTGGAGAAGAAGGGCAGCCAGTTCACCTTCGTCGGCGAGCCCGGCGACAGGGCCACGCTCCTCGAAGAGGCCGTCCGGCCCACCGACGGGCGCATCAACACCGTCATGCAGGCCATCCGCGCGGGCGCCACGCCCGAGGAGGTCTTCGAGTTCACCAAGATCGATCCGTGGTTCGTCGACCAGCTCTTCCTGATCAAGGAGATCGCCGACGAACTGGCCGCCGCCGAGAAGCTCGACCCCGAGCTGCTCGCCGAGGCCAAGCGGCACGGCTTCTCCGACCAGCAGATCGGCGAGATCCGGGACCTGCGCGAGGACGTCGTGCGCGAGGTCCGCCACGCGCTGGGCGTGCGCCCGGTCTACAAGACGGTCGACACCTGCGCCGCCGAGTTCGCCGCGCGGACGCCGTACTTCTACTCCTCCTACGACGAGGAGTCGGAGGTCGCCCCGCGCGAGAAGCCGGCCGTGATCATCCTCGGCTCGGGTCCGAACCGCATCGGCCAGGGCATCGAGTTCGACTACTCCTGCGTCCACGCCTCCTTCGCGCTGAGCGACGCGGGCTACGAGACCGTGATGGTCAACTGCAACCCGGAGACCGTCTCCACGGACTACGACACCTCCGACCGCCTGTACTTCGAGCCGCTGACGCTGGAAGACGTGCTGGAGATCGTGCACGCCGAGTCGCAGGCCGGCCCGATCGCGGGCGTCGTCGTCCAGCTCGGCGGCCAGACCCCGCTGGGCCTGTCGCAGGCGCTCAAGGACAACGGCGTGCCCGTGGTCGGCACCTCCCCGGAGGCCATCCACGCCGCCGAGGACCGCGGCGCCTTCGGACGCGTCCTCGCCGAGGCCGGCCTCCCCGCGCCCAAGCACGGCACCGCGACCACCTTCGCGGGCGCCAAGGCCATCGCCGACGAGATCGGCTACCCGGTCCTCGTCCGCCCGTCCTACGTGCTCGGCGGACGCGGCATGGAGATCGTCTACGACGAGACCCGCCTGGAGGCGTACATCGCCGAGTCGACCGAGATCAGCCCCTCCCGGCCGGTCCTCGTCGACCGCTTCCTCGACGACGCGATCGAGATCGACGTCGACGCCCTGTACGACGGCCACGAGCTCTACCTCGGCGGCGTCATGGAGCACATCGAGGAGGCCGGCATCCACTCCGGCGACTCGGCGTGCGCCCTGCCCCCGATCACCCTCGGCGGCTTCGACATCAAGCGCCTGCGCGCCTCCACCGAGGCCATCGCCAAGGGCGTCGGCGTGCGCGGTCTGATCAACATCCAGTTCGCGATGGCCGGGGACATCCTCTACGTCCTCGAAGCCAACCCGCGCGCCTCCCGCACGGTCCCCTTCACCTCGAAGGCGACCGCGGTGCCGCTGGCCAAGGCCGCCGCCCGCATCTCGCTCGGCGCGACCATCGCCGAACTGCGGACGGAGGGGCTGCTGCCGGCCAACGGGGACGGCGGTGAGCTGCCACTCGACGCGCCGATCTCCGTCAAGGAGGCCGTCATGCCGTGGTCGCGCTTCCGTGACATCCACGGGCGCGGCGTCGACACCATCCTCGGCCCGGAGATGCGCTCCACCGGCGAAGTCATGGGCATCGACTCCGTCTTCGGCACGGCGTACGCCAAGTCGCAGGCCGGCGCCTACGGGCCGCTGCCGACCAAGGGCCGCGCGTTCATCTCGGTCGCCAACCGCGACAAGCGTTCGATGATCTTCCCGGCACGCGAACTGGTCGCGCACGGCTTCGAACTGCTCGCGACCTCCGGCACCGCCGAGGTCCTCAAGCGCAACGGCATCAACGCCACCGTCGTGCGCAAGCAGTCCGAGGGCACCGGCCCGAACGGCGAGAAGACGATCGTCCAGCTCATCCACGACGGCGAGGTCGACCTCATCGTCAACACCCCGTACGGCACCGGTGGCCGCCTCGACGGCTACGACATCCGTACCGCCGCCGTGGCCCGCTCCGTGCCGTGCCTGACGACCGTGCAGGCCCTCGCGGCAGCCGTCCAGGGCATCGACGCGCTCAACCACGGCGACGTGGGCGTGCGCTCGCTCCAGGAACACGCCGAACACCTGACCGCGGCCCGCGACTAG
- a CDS encoding dihydroorotase: MSKILIRGAKVLGGEPQDVLIDGEIIAEVGTGLSDEGAVVVEAEGKVLLPGLVDLHTHLREPGREDSETVLTGTRAAASGGYTAVFAMANTFPVADTAGVVEQVYRLGQEHGYCDVQPIGAVTVGLEGKKLAELGAMHESAAGVTVFSDDGKCVDDAVIMRRALEYVKAFGGVVAQHAQEPRLTEGAQMNEGIVSAELGLGGWPAVAEESIIARDVLLAEHVGSRVHICHLSTAGSVEIVRWAKSRGIDVTAEVTPHHLLLTDELVRSYNPVYKVNPPLRTERDVLALREALADGTIDIVATDHAPHPHEDKDCEWAAAAMGMVGLETALSVVQETMVSTGLLDWAGVADRMSVKPAKIGQASGHGRPVSAGEPANLTLVDTAYRGSVDPAGFASRSRNTPYEGRELPGRVTHTWLRGKATLVDGKLT; encoded by the coding sequence ATGAGCAAGATCCTGATCCGTGGTGCGAAGGTGCTGGGCGGCGAGCCGCAGGACGTGCTGATCGACGGCGAGATCATCGCCGAGGTGGGCACCGGACTGTCGGACGAGGGCGCGGTGGTCGTCGAGGCCGAGGGCAAGGTACTGCTGCCGGGCCTCGTCGACCTGCACACCCACCTCCGCGAGCCCGGCCGTGAGGACTCCGAGACCGTGCTGACCGGCACGCGCGCGGCGGCCTCCGGCGGCTACACGGCCGTCTTCGCCATGGCCAACACCTTCCCGGTCGCCGACACCGCCGGTGTGGTCGAGCAGGTCTACCGGCTCGGCCAGGAGCACGGCTACTGCGACGTGCAGCCCATCGGTGCCGTCACCGTCGGCCTGGAGGGCAAGAAGCTCGCCGAGCTGGGCGCCATGCACGAGTCGGCCGCCGGCGTCACCGTCTTCTCCGACGACGGCAAGTGCGTCGACGACGCGGTGATCATGCGCCGGGCCCTGGAGTACGTCAAGGCCTTCGGCGGCGTCGTCGCCCAGCACGCGCAGGAGCCCCGCCTCACCGAGGGCGCCCAGATGAACGAGGGCATCGTCTCCGCCGAGCTGGGCCTCGGCGGCTGGCCGGCGGTGGCCGAAGAATCGATCATCGCCCGGGACGTCCTGCTCGCCGAGCACGTCGGCTCCCGCGTCCACATCTGCCACCTCTCGACCGCGGGCTCGGTGGAGATCGTCCGCTGGGCCAAGTCCCGCGGCATCGACGTCACCGCCGAGGTCACCCCGCACCACCTCCTCCTCACCGACGAGCTGGTGCGCTCCTACAACCCGGTCTACAAGGTCAACCCGCCGCTGCGCACCGAGCGCGACGTGCTGGCCCTGCGCGAGGCGCTCGCCGACGGCACCATCGACATCGTCGCCACCGACCACGCCCCGCACCCGCACGAGGACAAGGACTGCGAGTGGGCCGCCGCCGCCATGGGCATGGTCGGCCTGGAGACCGCGCTGTCGGTGGTCCAGGAGACGATGGTCAGCACCGGTCTGCTCGACTGGGCGGGTGTCGCGGACCGCATGTCGGTCAAGCCCGCGAAGATCGGACAGGCGTCCGGTCATGGACGTCCCGTCTCGGCAGGTGAGCCCGCCAACCTCACCCTCGTCGACACGGCATACCGTGGGTCGGTGGATCCCGCGGGCTTCGCCTCGCGCAGCCGCAACACCCCCTACGAGGGCCGCGAGCTGCCGGGCCGTGTCACGCACACGTGGCTGCGGGGCAAGGCCACGCTCGTCGACGGGAAGCTCACGTGA